The DNA sequence tataattgaatatGTCTGAATAAAAACTTCCTAgtaaagtaagatctgggggttcGAACCggttcaaacattcaaacaCGAGAAGTGAATCGTTCAcgtgattggacagaaagtgaggcttcaTTTGTCATCGATCGATACGGGGCTTCATTAGAAATTGTGTCGCATGCGTGATACGCAcatccaatcttcagtgtcattcGTAACATCACTACAATCCAATATTTGTAGTATCAGAGAGTCACAACCCTGTTCCTGAAGACTCAACTTTACACATTTTGGATGAATCTCTCTTATCAAACACACTTGATTCAGCTCATCAGGTCATTAGTAGAGCACTCTATGATGTTAGCTCAGTGTGTCACATAAGAAACACCTCAAAATATACAGAAACATGGTAGAGAAACAAAGGCCTACTGTATACAATAAagtcaataaaacaaagacactgtAAAATACTCACTCAGCCTTTCTAGATGCTTTGATCACTGGCAGCAGCCTCAGGAGACATTCTTCTGATCGATCATATTTACTCAGTATAAACTCATCCAGCTCTTCTTCTGAGTTCAACAGCACAAACACCAGAGCCGACCACTGAGCAGCAGACAGTTTGACTCCAGAGAGACGACTGAAATCTTTTCTGCTCAGCCAACTGTAACTTTTTATTGTTGTTCTTCTGCTCAGGTATCTTTGTACTTCCTGCTCTAGTGAACGATcattcagttcattcagacagtggaACAGGTTGATGGATTTCTCTGGAGAGCGATTCTCCCTGATCTTCTGTTTAATGTATTCAGCTGTTTCCTTATTGATATCAGAGCTGCTTAGTGTCTTTCTCAGGAGGCCTTGTAAAAGAGTCTGATTAGACTTTAGTGAGAGACCGAGAAGGAACCGGAGGAAAAGATCCCAGTGTCCGTTCTCACTCTGTAAGGCCTTGTCTACTTCTCCCTTCAGTAAACTGGTCATTGGTGATCTGAACTCATTCATCCGtcctgtgttttgttcagaaaaGGACAGCAGCTTGAATAAAGCAGCAAGAAACTCCTGAATactcagatgaacaaagctgTACACCTTCCCCAGCTGCAGTCCAAActcctctctgaagatctgggtaCAAACTCCTGAGTACACTGACACTTCTCTGACATCAATGCCGCTCTCTTTCAGGTCCTTCTCATAGAAGATCAGGTTCCCTTTTTCCAGCTGTTCAAAAGCCAGTTTTCCTAGAGACAGAATAGTCTTTCTAGCCTGATCAGGATCGATTTCATATTTCCCATCATACTTCTGTGTCTTCAGTTTGGTCTGAAAGATCAGGAAGTGTGTGAACATTTGTgtgagagtcttgggaatctcTGCACTCTCTGCTTTACCCATCATCCTCTCTAGAACAGTGGCTGAAATCCAGCAGAAGACTGGTATGTGACACATGATGAACAGACTTCTTGATGATCGGATGTGTGTGACGATTCTATCAGCCAGACTCTGATCGTTtattctcttcctgaaatattcctccttctgagGGTCGTTGAATCCTCGTACCTCTGTGACCTGGTCGACACACTCAGgagggatctgattggctgctgctggtcgaGAGGTGATCCAGAGGAGAGCAGAAGGAAGTAGATTCCCCTTGATGAGGTTGGTCAGCAGCACATCCACTGGGAGGCTGATTCTGTTACATCAGACAAGCTCCGATTGTTTTGGAAATCTAGACGTAGTCGacactcatccagaccatcaaataTGAACATGACTTTGTAATCATCATAATCTGCTGActtaaattctttggtttcaGTGTGAAGGTGATTTAGAAGATCCACAAGACTGAGATTTTTCTGTATCAAATTCAGCTCcctgaaaggaagtggaaatatgaaatgaacatcctgattggcttttccttcagcccagtccaggatgaacttctgcacagagactgtttttccaattcCAGCGACTCCTTTAGTCAGCACAGTCCTGATGGGTTTGTCTTGTCCAGGTGAgggtttaaatatgtcattgcAGTTGATTGGTGTTTCCTGTGTCTCTGGTCTCCTGGACACtgtctcaatctgtctcacctcatgtTCATTATTGATCTCTCCACTCCCTCCctctgtgatgtagagctctgtgtagatctcattcagACGTGTTGAGTCTCCATGATTGGACATTCCTTCACTGATTCTCTGATATTTGTCCTGTAGTCTGgatttgagtttttgttgatACACAGGCATCAGTTCTGAGCAAaggaaataattttaataatcaatattttagaaatgtattttaggTTTGATATGTTAGATGTGTCATGACATTCATCAACATTACTAACTGAAGACAGAAggttcataataaaaatacaggctATAATCTGCTGATCCAGAGCTCTTACTGGTCTGTAGTGTGTTAGCGAGGTCTGTCTGGTTCATCTTCCTCAGGATGATCAGTGTGATCTTCAGAAGCCCCTCTCTGACTCTGTTATGACCCTCATCATCATAATGGTCTCTTTCAGAGCATTCTGGGTAATCTGGACTCAGTAGtctcttaaaactttttaactcAGAAATTATTTTGTGCTCAAGCTCCTGAAATCATAGTGAATATTCAAACAATACAGAGAAGATGAACCAAAGAATCAATACACTAGAGtcaagaattattattattattattatttttttttttgtagttttgtcaAAGGCATGAATACTAACAAACATCACTGAATTATATCACACCTATATAATAACTTCGACTGTATGCTCAAACATCAGCGTCTACAGATACTGAGGTTAAAAGAGGGAGTTTGACTGGATTGTCTGTTTGCTAGATTGATGTTCATCTTTGTGCAGCAGTCAGGTTACATATGGATTCATCTTCTCTACTTTAGTGGTCATTGATCTGCTTTATAGTGGCCTACAAATTATCTTACGTGTGTAGGAAAGTAAATATGACTATTACAAAGAGGATTTTACAAATTTCTTCATTTCTTAATGTTATTACCCAGAGGGTCATTGTgttgggacacacacacacacacacacacacacacaaaaccaacCTTGAAAATGGAGTCTAAGTTCTTCTTTGCTGTATGTGATTCTGGTCCTTCATGTTTTTGACTGTAGTTAAACAAACattgaatatttttgtaattatgtattaATACACATCCATAAATtaatatatcttatatatatatatataatcattaaaataatatttttaaatggttgttGTTCATAAAAAGTTGGTAATAAAATTGGTttgttgtataaaaaaaaaaattatattgtaaacTAAACATCACCTCAGATCAGCAGAAGTTGTGGCTCCCAGACTGAAATCAACTGGACGACCCATTGACCGGTCACTCTTCATGGACACACAGCTGGGTTCAGGAGATTCATTCTGCCGCAGACTaaaatataacaacaataaaaactgtttcaaaAAATCTCACACTGGTCTGACAGAAACACCTTTACTCTTTCAACCTCACTGAAATGTTCATCTCTTTCACTTGAGGAGTCTTTTGTGACTTGAGAGTTAAAAGATGAAAGTATTATTTGTCTATAAATAAAAGGAATCTGCCACATGTGACATTTTCATTCAAGCattatagaataaaaaaaccaatacacacatatagatgaagacagaaacagaaacatCCAGCAGTAACAGGGACACCTGATGACAATGTCTATAATACACTACACCTACAGTATATATGACACTCATAATATCTCATATGGACTCAACAGAAGAGTCTTCATCTCTACAGAGATCTGAAAGATCCATCGGTTGTTTTTTCCTCACAGACACATTGATGTGTTCGTGTAAATCTGATTCACCCCCCTGAATCAGactataaatgaaaatgatattgtattatgtatttattgtttctgaacattaaaaatgtgaaacatttcaAGTTCTCTCACCTCTTGACTGTCTTTATCTTTGTTTCATGTTCTTCAGAGAGATTCATTCTGGAGGTCATGGTTTCATCTAAAAACAGATACAGATGTTGATCCACAGAGTGAGTTATGAATCATCTCAGCATTTAATTTTCTCAAATCCACCTCTGTCTCATCAGTCAGTCCACAGTAATGACCTGCACACTTGAAAAAACAAGTTTATCCTGACATTATTTACACAGAATCAGATTATTCACAAATAGTTTAACAAATTCAGACAAGCACTgtgttaaaatgaaagtaaatgttCAATCTGATGATTTACAGAATCTGTGTTTGCTCTCCTAATGTAATTTAAACTACTTCCAAAATATCTGATACGACTTATTGTTATACTTCACTTTAAATCAGTCAGGATTGATTTTGACTATCAAATATGATGTGAAATCTTGGTACTCactgtgtttttctctcttaatGTAGTTTACTTCCTCATATGACAAAACCTGCTGTAATAGTTTAACTTTCATGTGTCACCTGACAAGGAGGAGTTTGTGTCCAAAACAAAccataaagtgtttaaaatccTCATAtcttaaaatctaaatatcttaatattgaATTTCATTCTTCATTATTCAGTTATAACCCATTCATGTATTTCCCTCACAGTTGTACTCTGAGTGTTGATTGATTTAATATATAAAGGCAGCTTTTAACTTATTCTCTCTGTCAGCTTTCTCATTACAGGATACGAGTGGAATATTATAACAGTGttgcagttatttttattattattattttccgctaaaacttttttattattattattattattattattattattattttccgctaaaactgatcgtgcagagcgctgaaaccctattgtaattttttttattattattattattatttttattattattattattattattattattattattttcaaaccgtaaggcctagagagctgaaacttggGCAAAAGGTAGAGCTCCCCGTGGGGACGTTCTGACAAAGTCTCGCCCAAATCGGCCTAAAGGTGGCGCTACAGcgcaaaaaacaaaatttttttacatttttggcccTAGCTCGTACAATTTTTGTCGTAGACTCAAAAACTTTACATTGTTGCAATCCTTGGGTCAATACGCACA is a window from the Labeo rohita strain BAU-BD-2019 unplaced genomic scaffold, IGBB_LRoh.1.0 scaffold_422, whole genome shotgun sequence genome containing:
- the LOC127160669 gene encoding LOW QUALITY PROTEIN: NLR family CARD domain-containing protein 3-like (The sequence of the model RefSeq protein was modified relative to this genomic sequence to represent the inferred CDS: deleted 2 bases in 1 codon), with amino-acid sequence MTSRMNLSEEHETKIKTVKSLIQGGESDLHEHINVSVRKKQPMDLSDLCRDEDSSVESSLRQNESPEPSCVSMKSDRSMGRPVDFSLGATTSADLSQKHEGPESHTAKKNLDSIFKELEHKIISELKSFKRLLSPDYPECSERDHYDDEGHNRVREGLLKITLIILRKMNQTDLANTLQTKLMPVYQQKLKSRLQDKYQRISEGMSNHGDSTRLNEIYTELYITEGGSGEINNEHEVRQIETVSRRPETQETPINCNDIFKPSPGQDKPIRTVLTKGVAGIGKTVSVQKFILDWAEGKANQDVHFIFPLPFRELNLIQKNLSLVDLLNHLHTETKEFKSADYDDYKVMFIFDGLDECRLRLDFQNNRSLSDVTESASVDVLLTNLIKGNLLPSALLWITSRPAAANQIPPECVDQVTEVRGFNDPQKEEYFRKRINDQSLADRIVTHIRSSRSLFIMCHIPVFCWISATVLERMMGKAESAEIPKTLTQMFTHFLIFQTKLKTQKYDGKYEIDPDQARKTILSLGKLAFEQLEKGNLIFYEKDLKESGIDVREVSVYSGVCTQIFREEFGLQLGKVYSFVHLSIQEFLAALFKLLSFSEQNTGRMNEFRSPMTSLLKGEVDKALQSENGHWDLFLRFLLGLSLKSNQTLLQGLLRKTLSSSDINKETAEYIKQKIRENRSPEKSINLFHCLNELNDRSLEQEVQRYLSRRTTIKSYSWLSRKDFSRLSGVKLSAAQWSALVFVLLNSEEELDEFILSKYDRSEECLLRLLPVIKASRKADVSGCGITQKGCAALISALRSNPSHLRELDLSLNLPGDSGVKLLSTLLEDPHCKLEKLQ